One genomic segment of Epinephelus fuscoguttatus linkage group LG19, E.fuscoguttatus.final_Chr_v1 includes these proteins:
- the eci1 gene encoding enoyl-CoA delta isomerase 1, mitochondrial produces MALRAALRSKSTLSGLLSQWSSCSSHGRLCVSPVLIAQRRNNSTSQKIKVDFDQSTGVAVMRFQSPPVNSLSLDFLTEFCISVEKLEMDKSCRGVIITSSQPKVFSAGLDIMEMYGKSPEHYREFWRAVQEMWLKLYGSNMVTIAAINGSSPAGGCLMSMTCDYRIMADNPRYTIGLNETLLGIVAPPWFKDTMSNTVGHRQTEMALELGLLYNPSEALKIGLVDQLVPEDQVLTTATQTMTKWLAVPDHARQLTKSMMRKSTIDKLTSNRETDIQHFVNFISKDSIQKSLGMYMEMLKKRRG; encoded by the exons ATGGCATTGAGAGCTGCACTGAGGAGCAAGTCCACGTTGTCAG gactTCTTTCCCAGTGGTCGTCCTGCAGCAGTCATggcagactgtgtgtgtctcccgTCCTCATTGCTCAGCGGAGGAACAACTCCACCTCGCAGAAGATTAAAGTGGATTTTGACCAAAGCACAG gTGTGGCGGTGATGCGCTTCCAGAGTCCGCCGGTCAACAGCCTGAGTTTAGATTTCCTCACGGAGTTCTGCATCAGTGTGGAGAAGCTGGAGATGGATAAGAGCTGCAGAGGCGTCATCATCACTTCG AGTCAGCCCAAGGTGTTCTCAGCCGGGCTGGACATCATGGAAATGTACGGGAAGAGTCCAGAGCACTATAGAGAGTTCTGGAGAGCCGTTCAGGAGATGTGGCTGAAACTCTACGGCTCCAACATGGTCACTATCGCTGCAATCAAT GGTTCCAGTCCTGCAGGTGGCTGTTTGATGTCAATGACATGTGACTACAGGATAATGGCCGACAACCCTCGTTACACTATCGGCCTCAATGAGACGCTGTTGGGCATCGTAGCACCTCCTTG gtTTAAAGACACCATGTCCAACACGGTGGGCCACCGACAGACAGAGATGGCTCTGGAGTTGGGGCTCCTCTACAACCCCTCAGAGGCCCTGAAGATAGGACTGGTGGACCAGCTGGTACCTGAAGACCAGGTCCTCACCACAGCCACACAGACGATGACCAAGTGGTTGGCTGTTCCAG ACCACGCCAGACAGCTCACCAAGTCCATGATGAGGAAGTCGACCATCGACAAGCTGACGTCCAACAGAGAGACTGACATCCAGCACTTTGTCAACTTCATCTCCAAAGACTCCATTCAGAAGTCGCTTGGCATGTATATGGAGATGCTGAAGAAGAGACGAGGATAG